A region of the Vanrija pseudolonga chromosome 2, complete sequence genome:
gctcgctgaccccagacgCGGCGTATGCCACTGTCACAcagctcgtcatcctcgtgcTCCTTGTGCGCCAGATGGAGGCGACGAGAACGCCGAGCACGCTGGCCAAGGTCTCGCTCTGGTCCATTGTCATCATCCTCCTGTCTGATGCCTGGATGTTCTCGGCGCACGCGGCCATCGGCCTCGTGTCCGACAACAAGGCCAGCTTGCCCATGCTCGTGCCAGGATTCTTTGGGTTCTGTACCGTCTTCGTCTTCGGTGTGGTAGGTCCGGTGTGGCAGCAAGGCTCTGACTCCACAGCGCTATGCCGTCCTGCTCAACCGTATCCAGGCGCCGGAGAGGACTTACACGCCACCGGTAGCTGCACCAGCAGCTACCGCTGCcagcgctggcgctggtgccaCAGAGGCCACCTCACccaccgacaccaccaccgacacccCCGAACCCCGTCGCCCCTTCTCCGAAGTCGTGACCGACATTGTCCGAGAGAACCCCGCCATCCAGTGGTTTGGAGGTGTCCTCTTCACCATCTTCATGTTCAACATCCTGCTAATGCCCTCCCTCGTCCCGTTCGTCCTCTTTGCGACCAACTCGATGTGGGTGCCGCAGATCTACCGCAACGCGACGCGCGGATCGAGCCAGTCGCTCTCGCACACgtttgtcgtcggcgtcggctttGGCCTGCTCGCCATCCCTCTTTGTACGTGACTGCACTATCTAATGACGCAACGCCTAACCAATCCGCAGACCCGCTTGCGTGCCCCAACAACATCTGGTTTGTCGACAATGCCGATTGGGTCTGGGGAATGGTCGTCTGGCAGATTGTTCAGATTCTGATCCTCTTTGCCCAAGATAGATTTGGCCCTGCGTTTTTGTGAGTGGCGTTGGATGTGGCGGTCGGGCGGTGCAGAGCTGACCCCGGTGTCTCAGCCTCCCCAAGAGCGTGAGTCGGGCATTGGATTCGCTTGTGTGCAGCGGAAttgcggcgccgacctccgcgccggacccgcaccagcgccagacccgcccgcctcggcgtccaagAGCTGCTGCGGATGGGTTGGACGAATCCGCAGACTTGCTGACAGGAATACTCACAGTTTGCACCAAAAGAGGCCTACAATTACCACCCTATGCTGCCGCCTCCAGACGCCGAGAacgccggtggtggcgcgtTCGAGGGCGGCACGACGTGTTCCATTTGCATGGAGGAGGTCAGCACGCACCCGTCGGGCCCGTCAACCgaaggcggcagcggggcgctgctcggcctcaACTCTCGCGCCTCGTACGCCGTCGCACCGTGCCACCACCTCTTCCACACCAAGTGTTTGGCCCAGTGGCTTGCCATcaaggtgagtgtggcgagtgtggcgtggcgcgtcgCACCGCGCGTCTATTCCTGTGCACGGCCACTCTGGCGCCCGCTGACTTTACCTCCCAGACAATATGCCCACTCTGCAAACGCAGCCTCCCACCATTGTAATTGTACAACCTTGTCGTGTACCATACCCAGCATGCAACCCAATATGCACAGTCTTGACATCAAGTGCCCCAGCGTGCGGGCGTGTACAGCAAATCTCGTAACAAAATCTAGTatgcgtggtggtgtgtgcgTCCTTGGTATGTGGTGATACAAATCGaatgtggcgtggcgtgtgtTCTTCTCTCAGGCTACCTacttgcgctcgcgctccatgCTTGGGTCGTAGACAAAGTTCATGGAACCGCGGTTGGGCGCCTGGAGCCGTGCCCACTCGAGGTACATCCTGAAGACGTAGGCGGTCATGTCCTCCATGCGGAAGTGGGTGAGGGACCAGTCACGGCCAGCGAGGGCAATCTTCTTTGcgagctcatcctcggcgccgttgcccTCAAGGTCGCCGCTGAAATACGCGAGCGAGTCGTACAGGTCGGTGAAATCCGCCTTGACGGGCACGTAGTGGACCCAAGGCTGGATACGGTCCGTCCACCACTCGGGCATGATGGTCGCCTTGAAGATGAGCGAGCCGGACGCAACGAGACGCTGGAAACGCGCCGACCACGCGTTGccgtcaatgtcgacaaTGTACTTGTAgctgtcggcctcgatgGGGGTGACGCGCTTCTTGAAGGGGTAGTTGCGGTCAATCTCGGCGCAGgtgccgtcctcgacctcgcacTGGATCGCCTTGCCGACAAAGCCCATGTCAAAGTAGCGCTCGTTGGCGGGGCCCTTGGCCATGCGCTtgaccgcgtcgccgaccgtCTTGGACTTCATGCCCGAGGGCGGGGCAATGACGTCGAGCGTACCCGTCTTCTCGGCGCTCATGCCCAGCAGACGCACGCGCTGAGTGTCGCGCCACGGGAGCGTGGCGCCATAGTGCATGCCGGTgttggcgccgcgccacaaGAGATGCGAGTTGGTCTTCTTCTCCCAtggcacgagctcgacgtggcCATTGTATCGCTCGGGCGGGACGCCGAGAATGTCCGAGTGCAGGCGTGTCTTGGAGATGGCAAAGATCGGCAAGAGGTTGGTGCTCAGAGGCTTCTTGCCCGCGAGGATACCGGTCAAtgcgacgagctcggggtgGTTGCACACGTCCATGTCGGCATAGTGCGACACGATGAACGACTTGGCGTCCACGTCCCAGTTGGGCCCCGCATACTTTTCGCCCTTCTTGCGCAGCTGTGACGagggcgggcaggcagcTGCCCAGCCCACCGAGTCACCCTCGACATTGACGGCAGTGTCGAGGTCTGGTGTAGCAGGTCAGTTTATGCGCAGTCGATGTGCCCCAGAGACCCTGGCCGCCTGGAGGCTTGGCGTGGCAACCaccgccacactcacactcatcctcctcgagccTGTCGGCAATCTCGACACGGTGGTCCCAGTTGATCAGCGACATGGGCGTGTCGTGAACAGTGTAAATAGCCTTCATGTCGGGGATCCACTGGGCGACATCCTTGATAAGGTCGAGCTGGCTCTTGAGACGGGCGTGGTGAatcgcctcgtccttgtACTGGGCCGTAGTTGTAATCTTGCCATTGGTAACCTTGATCGTGTAGGTGTCCTTGTCGTTGCTGTGCATGTCGATTCGTTCTCTCAGATCCTTGGACTGAAGTGCGTAGAATGGGCGCATGTCGCGCTCAATCTGGTCGTACTCGTCTGGCATTTGCACATTGTTGTCACTATTTGTGGCTTGATTAGCGTTTGGCTTAAGGGAATGATCGCCGCAAGCCCACACTCACACAACATACGCCCACCACTTGTCGAACCCGGCTGGAGGCTgacggtggtgacggcgcTTGTACTCTGCAACGGCCTGCTTGAGCGTCTTGCTCTgcttggcgaccttggcgtccCATGCGGACTGGGCAGTCGAGATCAACTGGTTGATGGGGTGCTTCTTCGAGTTGGGGTTGACAAGCAGTCGGCCGTTCTGGACCTTGTGGTCCGAGCCGGCAAACGATACCTGCCCAGCCGCcctctcgcgctccttcttcttcgcggccgccgcggcgt
Encoded here:
- the CXT1_2 gene encoding Beta-1,2-xylosyltransferase 1, with the translated sequence MLRSSTLVVGPRLGSSTTQEPKHRNGADRPLTGQRLSRVEEASSDDDDAYEKERRHRRHVVVGWLHNPAIRKRLIVVCVSVVAVYVFIMVASSMLPSELVEGGADTASAVNMKGGSHLKVPPVKEHRAGGGGATNAAAAAKKKERERAAGQVSFAGSDHKVQNGRLLVNPNSKKHPINQLISTAQSAWDAKVAKQSKTLKQAVAEYKRRHHRQPPAGFDKWWAYVVDNNVQMPDEYDQIERDMRPFYALQSKDLRERIDMHSNDKDTYTIKVTNGKITTTAQYKDEAIHHARLKSQLDLIKDVAQWIPDMKAIYTVHDTPMSLINWDHRVEIADRLEEDEYLDTAVNVEGDSVGWAAACPPSSQLRKKGEKYAGPNWDVDAKSFIVSHYADMDVCNHPELVALTGILAGKKPLSTNLLPIFAISKTRLHSDILGVPPERYNGHVELVPWEKKTNSHLLWRGANTGMHYGATLPWRDTQRVRLLGMSAEKTGTLDVIAPPSGMKSKTVGDAVKRMAKGPANERYFDMGFVGKAIQCEVEDGTCAEIDRNYPFKKRVTPIEADSYKYIVDIDGNAWSARFQRLVASGSLIFKATIMPEWWTDRIQPWVHYVPVKADFTDLYDSLAYFSGDLEGNGAEDELAKKIALAGRDWSLTHFRMEDMTAYVFRMYLEWARLQAPNRGSMNFVYDPSMERERK